One Halostagnicola kamekurae DNA segment encodes these proteins:
- the mntA gene encoding type VII toxin-antitoxin system MntA family adenylyltransferase antitoxin encodes MNSTPASSRPVRGCQAGCRGYPVEFAVLFGSSARGIETPESDIDVAVAFDGDRSPQERLELRIDLVVELTKALEMDAVDVADFESIRPDIGLSALQTGTVLVGEKDQIEQLFDELEQEVTTDEETHEDRMRRFDSILEQLEANVA; translated from the coding sequence ATGAACTCGACGCCCGCTTCGAGTCGTCCAGTGAGAGGGTGTCAAGCAGGTTGTCGAGGGTATCCAGTCGAATTTGCTGTTCTCTTCGGATCCTCTGCAAGAGGGATAGAGACACCGGAAAGTGATATCGACGTTGCAGTGGCTTTCGATGGTGATCGATCTCCACAGGAACGACTCGAGTTGCGAATCGACCTCGTCGTCGAATTAACCAAAGCACTCGAAATGGATGCGGTGGACGTCGCAGATTTCGAGTCGATTCGACCCGATATTGGACTCTCTGCGCTTCAGACCGGAACCGTCCTCGTCGGTGAGAAAGACCAGATTGAACAGCTCTTCGACGAACTCGAGCAGGAAGTGACCACTGATGAGGAAACACACGAAGATCGAATGCGACGGTTCGACTCGATACTCGAGCAACTCGAGGCAAACGTAGCGTGA
- the hepT gene encoding type VII toxin-antitoxin system HepT family RNase toxin: MTVSDEDEARILQKTEYVQESMTVLARKQSLDERTYRHSREQRAIVEREFQTAIEACLDIAAILITSIDEPMAETNAGRFSQLEASGMLSQRTSEQMQKAAGFRNILAHNYGEDIDDAVYTTTSRTNSSGSYNISVKSESI; this comes from the coding sequence GTGACGGTCTCAGACGAAGACGAGGCGCGTATTTTACAGAAAACAGAGTACGTTCAAGAGTCGATGACAGTCTTAGCAAGAAAGCAATCTCTCGACGAAAGGACGTATCGACACAGTCGAGAACAGCGAGCGATCGTCGAACGAGAGTTCCAGACGGCAATCGAAGCGTGCCTCGATATCGCAGCTATTCTGATTACGTCCATCGACGAACCCATGGCCGAGACAAACGCGGGACGATTCAGCCAACTCGAAGCAAGCGGCATGTTGTCACAGCGAACCAGTGAGCAAATGCAGAAAGCAGCTGGGTTTCGAAATATTCTCGCACACAACTACGGTGAGGATATCGATGACGCCGTCTATACCACCACCTCCAGAACGAACTCAAGTGGTTCGTACAATATCTCCGTGAAGTCCGAGAGTATCTAG
- the hepT gene encoding type VII toxin-antitoxin system HepT family RNase toxin — protein MPRIHRSTCRGQRLLVDENVVVDRLELINQYTNECKEMRDVSKSAYLDDIVLQCAVERSLMNAMQSCIDLASHIRPTEDLGTTETSREETEALVDVEIISTETGSKLAEAVGFRTHLAPRYGDVDHDLVYDVVQDDLEWIDRFQQEIAVWFRNR, from the coding sequence GTGCCGCGAATTCATCGATCGACTTGCCGAGGGCAACGTCTGCTGGTCGACGAAAACGTCGTCGTCGATCGACTCGAGTTGATCAACCAGTACACGAACGAATGCAAGGAGATGCGAGATGTATCCAAATCTGCGTATCTCGACGATATCGTGCTCCAGTGTGCTGTTGAGCGGTCACTTATGAACGCGATGCAGTCCTGTATCGATCTGGCGAGCCACATCCGACCGACAGAGGACCTCGGCACTACCGAGACCTCTCGCGAAGAAACCGAAGCGCTGGTCGACGTCGAGATCATTTCCACTGAAACCGGCTCGAAGCTCGCGGAGGCAGTCGGATTTCGAACCCATCTCGCGCCCCGATACGGTGATGTCGATCACGATCTGGTGTACGATGTCGTGCAGGACGATCTCGAGTGGATCGATCGATTTCAGCAGGAAATCGCAGTGTGGTTTCGAAATCGATGA
- a CDS encoding helix-turn-helix transcriptional regulator — translation MNFRALQHTHLLAAVLFLAAILVLAIQLITPSPVMVSLGGDGTQTTTVGEYFTYREVAVIATAAFACGSSGTYLIIHNQAHVLTQQNQDQTHSPVEITSGVAAPTEQSNHTVNPPADEERWEKTLETLSNNQEIIYELLIEADGELAQRNLVEETDLSKATVSRTLDKLEHRELVERKRSGMGNTIHLQ, via the coding sequence ATGAATTTCCGAGCCCTCCAACATACCCATCTGCTGGCAGCGGTTTTGTTTCTTGCTGCCATCCTTGTTTTAGCCATTCAACTGATCACTCCATCTCCGGTCATGGTCTCACTTGGAGGAGATGGTACACAGACGACGACTGTCGGCGAGTACTTCACCTACCGTGAAGTGGCCGTCATCGCGACCGCCGCTTTCGCCTGTGGTAGCAGTGGCACGTATCTTATCATTCATAACCAAGCACACGTGCTTACCCAGCAGAATCAGGATCAAACACACTCACCCGTCGAGATAACTAGCGGCGTCGCAGCCCCAACAGAGCAATCCAACCATACGGTTAATCCACCAGCAGACGAAGAGCGGTGGGAAAAGACACTCGAAACACTTTCAAATAATCAAGAGATCATCTACGAATTACTGATCGAGGCTGACGGGGAGTTGGCACAACGGAACCTCGTAGAGGAGACTGATCTCTCGAAGGCAACTGTCAGTCGCACTCTTGACAAACTAGAACACCGGGAGCTCGTAGAGCGAAAGCGGAGCGGCATGGGGAATACGATTCATTTGCAGTGA
- a CDS encoding DUF4330 family protein, translated as MPLIDDDGDLFGVVNVVDALVALVLLAVLVAGVALVVNGSGSANVSADLDEPETRYATVELGDQPDYVVEHLSEGDTALARGWDSEGAAANVTVTDVSVIPPTGDQTNASADVTVRVVLEGVAPEDDGERTAFLVDGTPLTLGSELRLDLGTYATSGTVTALDSDEDALAPEETTTDAEVELRNVTPAVADGLEEGMSETVRGETVATLQSVESEPATVVLESDGGNIYEREHPRNMDVTLTVELATTETETGTSFRGRQLAIGTPIVLDFDTVTVDGEITALK; from the coding sequence ATGCCACTGATCGACGACGACGGCGATCTCTTCGGCGTCGTCAACGTCGTCGACGCGCTCGTCGCTCTCGTGTTGCTCGCCGTGCTCGTCGCGGGGGTCGCGCTCGTCGTAAATGGCAGCGGATCGGCAAATGTATCGGCGGATCTCGACGAACCGGAAACGAGATACGCGACCGTCGAACTCGGTGACCAACCGGACTACGTCGTCGAGCACCTCAGCGAGGGCGATACCGCCCTCGCCCGGGGCTGGGACTCCGAGGGGGCAGCGGCGAACGTGACGGTGACGGACGTCTCCGTTATCCCCCCAACCGGAGACCAAACGAACGCCTCGGCGGACGTGACGGTTCGCGTCGTACTCGAGGGGGTGGCCCCCGAAGATGACGGCGAACGAACTGCGTTTCTTGTCGACGGTACCCCGCTCACGCTCGGGAGCGAACTCCGACTCGATCTGGGCACGTACGCCACGAGCGGGACGGTAACTGCCCTCGACTCGGACGAAGACGCGCTCGCGCCCGAAGAAACCACGACCGACGCCGAAGTCGAACTCCGAAACGTTACTCCCGCGGTTGCAGACGGACTCGAGGAGGGGATGTCCGAAACCGTTCGCGGCGAGACGGTCGCGACGCTCCAGTCGGTCGAGAGCGAACCGGCGACCGTCGTCCTCGAGAGCGACGGCGGCAATATTTACGAGCGAGAGCATCCCCGAAATATGGACGTGACGCTGACGGTCGAATTGGCGACGACGGAAACCGAGACCGGGACGAGCTTTCGGGGGAGACAACTCGCGATCGGAACGCCCATCGTCCTCGATTTCGACACGGTGACCGTCGACGGCGAGATAACCGCCCTCAAGTGA
- a CDS encoding metal-sulfur cluster assembly factor has protein sequence MTTVRAVRESLREIVDPCSAATGSNLDIVEMGLVKSIDVSGSRVQVSMRLTTPACHMVPYFFEEVEGRVGGLPGVESVELETDGGFEWSEEMLSETAKRKRQAVLDEQEARYRKEQLAVKSDD, from the coding sequence ATGACGACGGTTCGTGCGGTACGGGAATCGCTTCGGGAGATCGTCGACCCGTGCAGCGCCGCGACCGGATCGAATCTCGATATCGTCGAGATGGGACTGGTGAAGTCCATCGACGTGTCCGGGAGTCGCGTGCAGGTTTCGATGCGGCTGACGACGCCGGCCTGTCACATGGTCCCGTACTTTTTCGAGGAGGTCGAGGGCCGGGTCGGTGGGCTTCCCGGGGTCGAATCGGTCGAACTCGAGACCGACGGCGGGTTCGAGTGGTCCGAGGAAATGCTCTCCGAAACGGCGAAACGGAAGCGACAGGCGGTGCTAGACGAGCAGGAAGCGCGATATCGAAAGGAACAGCTTGCAGTGAAGAGTGACGACTAG
- a CDS encoding amidohydrolase family protein, with translation MGTLDDVFVVDAVSHAYNQAESNFRVPRYAEQVADIGIGLEDAMPEQYKRTPETFLSDWPVEYTEDVLFRESQTDFSVFHPQSITVFHDGLTALEKAQAFVERNPTRGAALGSIDAVGLDDPQAELTRQVEAFDPHGVKVYPSYWEESGTHHKFTMDDPEVAFPLWEHVADLGLDVVAVHKAMPFGAVPMDSYEVGDVEEAAASFPDLTFEIVHGGLTFARETGWQIARFPNVYVNLELTLAEAVTTPKTFAETMQDLLYAGGKRAIDKIIWGTGAPHFHPQLLLERFWEFDFPEMESLSGSFTITQADKRKILGENFADAHGFDLDELEARTTDDEYSDAALVEEPWSTTGFEVASP, from the coding sequence ATGGGGACTCTTGACGATGTGTTCGTTGTCGACGCCGTTTCCCACGCGTACAACCAGGCCGAATCGAACTTCCGCGTTCCGAGGTATGCGGAGCAAGTCGCAGACATCGGGATCGGACTCGAGGACGCGATGCCCGAACAATACAAACGGACGCCGGAGACGTTTCTGAGCGATTGGCCGGTCGAATACACCGAGGACGTGCTGTTCCGGGAGAGCCAGACGGATTTCTCGGTGTTTCATCCGCAATCGATTACGGTCTTTCACGACGGGTTGACGGCCCTCGAGAAAGCACAAGCGTTCGTCGAGCGCAACCCGACGCGGGGCGCTGCCCTGGGAAGCATCGACGCGGTGGGACTCGACGACCCACAAGCCGAACTGACACGACAGGTCGAAGCGTTCGACCCCCACGGCGTGAAAGTCTACCCCTCCTACTGGGAGGAAAGTGGGACCCACCACAAGTTCACGATGGACGACCCGGAGGTGGCGTTTCCGCTGTGGGAACACGTCGCCGATCTCGGGCTCGACGTCGTCGCCGTCCACAAGGCGATGCCCTTCGGCGCGGTTCCGATGGACTCCTACGAGGTCGGCGACGTCGAGGAGGCCGCAGCGAGCTTTCCCGATCTCACCTTCGAAATCGTCCACGGCGGCCTGACGTTCGCTCGAGAGACCGGCTGGCAGATCGCGCGGTTCCCGAACGTCTACGTCAATCTCGAGTTGACCCTCGCGGAGGCGGTGACGACGCCGAAGACGTTCGCGGAGACGATGCAGGATCTCCTCTACGCCGGCGGCAAACGCGCGATCGACAAGATCATCTGGGGAACCGGCGCGCCGCACTTTCATCCACAGCTGTTGCTCGAGCGATTCTGGGAATTCGACTTCCCGGAGATGGAGAGCCTCAGCGGGAGTTTCACCATCACGCAGGCGGACAAACGAAAGATCCTCGGCGAGAACTTCGCTGACGCGCACGGGTTCGATCTCGACGAACTCGAGGCGCGGACGACCGACGACGAGTACAGCGACGCGGCGTTGGTCGAGGAGCCGTGGTCGACCACCGGATTCGAGGTGGCGTCGCCATGA